The Nymphalis io chromosome 3, ilAglIoxx1.1, whole genome shotgun sequence genome contains the following window.
CTAACACCGCTGATCACAGAGCCAAGTGTCTGGAGTAAGCCTTTTATGTGCTctgaaatataagtttattcatACGTTATAGGTTTACGGACAACGGTCCCGTCCAGAGCACGTGCGCGCCGCGCCGCCTATTATTGATCCGCGCCGACCGGTTTGCCAACGATATGTAAAGTATCCTTTTTGGAGAAGGTATACCACAATAAAGGAGCTAGCAAGCACTAAACTCGAATGTATTTCTTTTGGGTGTTGTATTTCTGCAAACATTTCTAATCGGACTGTATTGTTAATAGGACTTCAAATTACGAAGGTATCCTTTTTAGTATTGTAGAAGATTATGGATATCGCAAGTAATTTTAGGAGTATTATAATCTATGATGCCAGAattattacagtaaaaaaatcaattttaagctaaaaaatgtgatatgtttgtaataatttaatgatcTCTTGTATActtagagtataaaattattatgtagaaCTTGTTGTAATTGAAATCAACAAGAAACATTTCAAATTAGACTCTGACTCTCCCCTTTGTGAGTTTTACTGATAAACGAACACGAACACAAGTCTATACACAATCACAGGCACTCACTCACACATGCAGTCTTACTCAACATTCTGAGCAAAACCAATATGAAACAGTTTAATTCTTACATCCTTGACGGATATGTGTGCTGACACTCATTCGAACGGCACCAGTATTCAATCGCAACGTGACTCAAATGTTTGTACGCAAATAACTCGGACATTGTAAACAGAGAGATGACACTTAAAtgtaacaatttgtaaacatatgTCCTTCAATAGGTAATGTAAACCAGTTTTATGAATGGAAGTAAAGAGTAAggtaaagatttattattgaagcttgaacatatatatttctgtacatataagatatattgtttttaatttaaaaatattaggtaGTCTGACTGGTAAAGGGATAACAGAAATAGATACTGGCACTGCAAACATTTTTAACCAACCCTTACTCAATGGATTTAAGATCTCCTATTATAAGCTGGCTCATTTACGCGGATTCTTGTTTTGCTGTGCTTGAAATTAATACTTGGACGTTGGTTAGATGAAAAGTGGTACCACTAAGATGAGTCTGCCCAAAGCTTTTATATCGGTATTGTATGTAAAAGGTATATCagataattaaagattttataatatttatgattaaaaaatgtatatataaagcgCCAATTGCTCGCATTTGTGCAAAGTATAATCAAATATCTCAAGTTACATTCTTTCTATGTTCATTTGTTAATACAGTTtacatgtgtatttttattgatatacctACATATCATTGAGTCATCCGTAATACAGTTATTACGTggtatttgtatgttttatacgtgtattatgaaataaatatttatggtatgttaaccatcgattaATAGGTTAGCTTAGATTTACTGGGTAAATCCTCTCCTTacttatattaacttaataaatatatatttattaacagtaacaataacagcctgttattgtctcactgctggcctcttctccattttgaggagaaggttttggagcttattccaacacgctgctccaatgcgggttgatagaatacacatattgcaaaatttcaatgaaattagacacatgcaggctttccacaatgttttcattcaccgtcaagcgcgagatgaattataagcacaaaataagcacatgaatattcagtggtgcttgtccgggcttgaacctacgatcgtcggttaagattcacgcgtttcaAACCACTAGGCGTTCTcggcttatatttattaaatgatggcgaaattatgtatttctgtaaatgaataattaaataattatattacatacaaaattgtCTTAGTGTTGTTAATTGAAGCTTCTACTTGTGTGTTCTTTGAATCGTTATAAATACGTCAAAGGTCTGTGTGATTACAACACCGATAGTGTTCACGGTGTGTATCACGCATCCGCTCCGACAACTTCTACAGAGTAAGTCTAATTAGACTTTTGAAGATATACAATATCTTTCGGTAAGGTTTAGTGGATTGATAGAATCATATTTATTcacataaataatatgtgtgacattatttttatataaagacgttacaatttttttaaatagcgcTCCCCAGCGAAATTGGACCATGACCTTATTTTATTGAGTATATTCAGTTGATAAACCAAGTTCTATCTGTTCTATAGTATGTTAATTTTTGATTgctgttttatatttgtaagttaCTAATTATTGCTATATCTGCATATTAACGGAAGAAGACAAAATAAAGTAGAAATAGTTAACGCAAACTAAAGTCCAACATATtgattataaatgcgaaagtcatTCTGTTTATCTGCTTATCTGTTACGCAATCACAGCTAAACaggtttttatgaaatttaaaattttagtatgaagcaagcttaacACACCTAACCTCTCCCTCTCTAACGCGGGTGAAAAAGCTAGTATTTCATAGAGAAAAACTATGCTAAAGTAGCCAATTATGTGTGTGTATACATTACAAATACACacgcatatatatttatataaaattactgacTCAAGGCTACATTGTACACGCCTATAAGAAAAACTAATTAAGCCAAAACTGTgacttgaatttaaaatatgaaacaacTTCTTACATCTTACGAATTAAGAACTCCATTTTACCTTCGACTTTAATCTTGAAttatgtatcaattaatccTATTAATTTATTCTGGTCTAGAGTGAAACTGTATTTACCTTAATCAAATAATCGAATTAGTATCACGTTTTCGggccttaattaatatttattatccttGATCAAAGTAATAATGTttactatattatgtataattccTTTAaagatagaatataaaataaatgaaaatgtaatcgATTAATCATTGTCGGCATAACATGTAAATGATTTTGAGCTGGcgtttagttaaataatttctCTGTTACTCAAATCTAATCGACAAGTTACAGTATTGAAATGTCAAGCTGCCACcgatttggaatgtagattctaccgagaaatggcaagaaactcagtggtTACTGACATTCGTAAAAAGACAacaatattgtttaactaattattcCCAAAACAACAATTTACCGAAATTAGTAAAAGTTTAgagtacaataaagtataaagtaaagtaaagtttaaccacaatttcatttaacatttacTAAATTGTAAGTATAACCAAACTAATGTCAATGAGCTTACATAAGCTTTAATGAAACCTCTTTAAATAATGATTGGTTCTTTAGTGTGCTTTAACAAGGTCTAGAGACAGCTAAGTGTTTTAATTAGGAGACAGTATAAAGCCCAGCCGAGTTTCCTGTTAGTGTCGCTTAAGTTGCTTTGTGCTTGATGCCTTATACGCAATAACGGTTGAAAGAGTGGTGTACACTTTTTCTTGTttcagtgtctatgggcgaagACGACGTTTCGTCAGATGACTCATTCTTCTTGTGTTGAAATTCACTAGATGCTTTGTGCGAACCCTTCTGTGTAGGAACCACCATATTCTATCGCCAGGCAGAAATAATTtactaagtattgttatgttatactgtgatttatgtaaatatatttatagtatatgaaatatttatataaaacgctatatttaattaaaagttgaaaTTAAACGAAATTGAGCATACAGCGTCACTGGAAACACTGGAACTGGAAAAATCAGAAAGGTAAGTtagtaaagaataataaataattatcgtaattattatagttacatttttttttttaaatgatcgtTGAAAACGTTAATATTGAAGAATGTTACGAACCTCTATAGCGTACCGGTATCGTTGAAAGATAACTCACTAGGGTTGATAATATCTCGGacgaaaattgttaaaatttttaaaataagaaaaagaaatttaaacttttatttgtcGGCCATTTTGAATTCGTTTATATGGCGGCCATTCACGGCCATTAACGCTATTCGGTACACTAGATTATATTGTCATAAACAAATAAGGTGTGCAAATTGACAGCTTAATCAGTTTAGGGAATTCAGGTTTAAGGTTCAATCCAATGtagttgcaagatttgacccCCTAACAGTTACtagtgaagttaaataaaagtttgttataaaaaatgctGTCTCCTCATAAGTAATAAAGTTTCTATATTTAgtgagctgagatggcccattgATGGGTTCAATCCCTGGAAAATGAAAAACTATCAAAAACAGCAACCAGTTTtgtgtgcttaatatgtgtctataattaatttcgtactCGTCAGTATGGAACCATCGCAAGCGTGAcatgtgggacattaacaggctgctaaattttatattaactttttccTTGTTCATTAGAAGAATAGATACATCTATTTAACTACCATTTCAACCTCGTATGTTTTTCTTCTTCAGTGTTTAAAATGAATAGGCTTTCAAATATATGTGCGTTCGCCTTATTTAATAACTAAGGTAAAAAACTTAATTGGaggacttttaaaaaaaaactacccacTTTATCGTTTTTTAACCCACGTgtaagtggtagggctttgtggaagctcgccgcaccgcaaaacagcagtatttggtattgttatgttccggtttgaagggagagcgagccagtgttattacaggcacaagggacataacatcttagttagtggcgcatcggcgatgtaagcggttaacattgtcaatgtctatgggcgttggtgactacttattaCTAGTGGCgtatatactcgtccgcctacctattccataaaaaaagttactcAGTTTTAGTAAAACGAATGCAGCAATATTTTaccagataaatatatatttgttattttttatttatagtgtaaCTAAGAAGATTGTGGAGTTGTGATTGTGGATTCCTGTTAGTTTCGTTTAAACTTAAAAGCTAGGCACCATtcttaaaataacatacaaGGTGACAGCCCTGCATGTGAAAGAAACGTTAACTTCATTGAAATAAGGAGTCAATTATTTGCTCTATGGCACTAATGTATTTACACTGATTTCTAAGTTTACTTATACCTTTTTTAGTGAGGTCACACCCAATTCGATAAATTCATTATCTGCTACACCTTTGTCTTTTGTTAACTATGAGCTCATTCTAGAATTGCATTTAAGAACGTCATCATTGCTGTGTAGATCGATCCACAAAAACATTaccatgttattaatttttcaaccATGATTACCTCTCGTGTTTTTTCAATATTGATATTCTGTATAGTTTCAATTTTTGCAACAAAGGATGTTGAAGGGTAAGTTTAAGCTGGATTTAAGAATTGAAGTAACATTCATATCATtttacgattatttttttaattttctgtatttttgCAGATTTCAACCTGTATTACAAAAGACAGTAGAAGCTTTGTTCACGGATAGATCTGACGCTATTCATCTTGGAGCCTGTAAGGTGTTTACGTCTTCAAAGAGGCAGTCGAAAATGTGCAGGAAGGAACCAGGACTTGTGAAGATTCTCGTCACCGCTAAGCAACAAGCTATAGCGGCATGTGAAGAAAGTTTCCAATACGACAGATGGAATTGTTCCCTAGTCTACAATAGAAAGGCTAAGAGGAgcatattcaaaaaaatatatagagaaaCCGCATTCATACATGCACTAGTCGCCGCCTCGATAACTCACGCTATTGCAAGAGGCTGTTCATCAGGTGAGCTTTCTAGATGTTCATGTTTGGGAAGCTTCCAAAATATTTCTTCGCAATTAAGAGGTGGATGTGGAGATGACTTCAAATTTGGTAAGAGATTCACAAAGAATTTTCTCGAATGGAAGCAGGCGGGTACTGATCAAATTGCGGAGATATTGAAGCAAGACGTCAATATTGGTATTGATGTTGTTGGTGAACAACTTAGAGAAGTATGTAAATGTCACGGTTTCTCTGGATCGTGTACGACCAAAACTTGCTGGAAGAGATTGGGCCCATTCAATTCAGCTATGGGCCTATTAAAGAAACATTACCATCACGCGGTTAAAAAGAAATTGGTGAATTATACAACGAAGAGGGCCATCACGCCCAATGTGAGAAGAAAAATGGAagttgatagaaaaaaaatggtttatctACAAAAGACGCCGAATCTGTGTGTCAGTACTAAAGGAAGAATATGCAAGGACAGGCATAACTGTGCCACGCTTTGTTGTGGACGTGGCTTTATTGTTGGAAAGAAGTCAGTCAGCTCTCGATGTAGATGTAAAATGGTGGATTGTTGTTTTGTAAAATGTGACACATGCGTGGAGGAAGTTGACTTTTTTACTTGCAAGTAAATGTTACGCGATTTTTAATACtgaatttaagttatattttttggtaTAAGCATATGATTGCTGTGATATAAAGTAGGCATTTTAGATAGTTTGAAAACATTCGGAGGATACAATCTAAATTCAAGATATcgaaaacattattttcaaaattgtgatttttttatatatatttattgcgtaataaaatatatatattattagtgtaataaaaaatatttgaattgatttcgattattttagcaattttttattattttctataaaatatgtaaatatagtaTGCAAAGTGCATTTAAACATTCAATTTTCTACacgtttaaaaaaaggtttaaaatatatttatataaaacttaactaCATATTTTGCGTCCATGAAAAACGTAAGTGTCGCTGCatacaaatacttattttaattatcaattacgGATTAACTTAACAGTGTGTAACGAAATGTATGAAATTGGTTTACATAAATTGTCAGATAACATTtatgcttttatatattaagataaaggttttttaaatgtgattatcggaataattttaaaaagcacTTGTCTAAATTCAAAAAGCGTATGTCTAATTAACTAGTCGGCGCATTCCTTCAACTTTTACTCTAGGCTCCAACAGCGCCGTCTCGTACATTTTGGGGGATACTTCATACTATATTCTTACTTGGTGGGATTTTCCACAAGCCCGACTAGGTAGctcccattcatcagatattataccgccaaacagcagtaccattgttttgttccggtttgaagggtgagtgaacaagtgcaaaggacataacatcttggttcccaaggtacttttttttttttatattcgtcgggagggcaaatgactctactccacctgatggtaagtgttagtagagtccaaacgcgacgacggctagtacagacgggaaaaacgttctgcactagccgccttcgccttgccggcccgcaagatgcctcttcacgcctcgtttgaaggaacccgggttgtaagaggaggggaacacgtgagctggtaaagaattccattttttggaagtgcgacaaagaaaggagttgccaaatttctttgttcgcgtttcatatttaaactacgcctacatatttcataaaataaatataaacacaaaaattctTCTTCCCTccttattattaacatttaaagcaAAATAGGCTTTTATAGaacagtaattaatttatttgcaacTAGTTTTCGCTTGGATTTCAACCGCGTGTCAGGAGGAGGTAGCAGCTGTCCTTTTCTGCacacctgacaacgtgtatcaaaatgtaatcataatcggttgagtaattaagacATTAAAACGTcacatacatttgttttttttagaatacTTTTTATCAACTAAGGACATCTTTCGGTGAACTCGAAAACTACATCTTAAAATAGACATCCTTTTTAAAGGAATTTAAGCTGTATTTTGAATATTCTTTATACAAACCATAGATGGGGCTGTTCATATGGCTAGGTAAAGCAATTGCTATTTCTCAtcatagttttaaaaatgtttcaacaGATGGcgttattaagtaattaagtaGACGCATCTTAGTATTTATCACAAAAAGAGACCGTCGATTacgttttcatattataaaatattttgaagattCTGAAGTCATTATTCATTAAGTTGAAGCCTGGATTCCTGGTATCCAGTCGAGATTAATGCGATTCTCACATTTTGCAACGCGTGAATGAAGACGCATACGAGATAAGATCGATTTAATTCGTGGCgattgtgaaatattatatgCGTGGAAAACATCAACACGATACAGATTGTgcattttgttttgaattaaatatatttaaaaaaaattaatcgacTTTTAACTCGTTTGTAAAACTTATTGATAATctatttatgaaaatgtatatgtttattaattttaaaatgaaagtgTATATAGTGTGAAAAAACTAATGAAAAAACACAATCTGTTATgcatactataatttatattttcattacttgatcataatattgttttttattatttgcacttataaacaaagtatattaataacatgaaaCCTGTACTAAATGCAAAAGAGatcgcccagtggtaagaacgcgtgaatcttcaccgatgatcatgggttcaaactcgggcaagcaccactgaaatttcatgtgcttaatttgtgattataattcatttcgtgctataccgtgaaagaaaacatcgtgaggaaacctgtatgtgtctaatttcactggagctacgtggtggaatacgctccataccttctcctcaaaaagggagaggccttagcccagcagtgggacattcacagtctgttactaaATGCAAAAGCATAAATTCTTAATAGCTTCTATTAGGCTtgcatttaaatgaaaaataaagataataccgataattttaatatgagtaaCATAATCACAAATGAATAGCTCGCTTATGTGTATCCTAAAGACGGGTCTAAGTTATAATTATGACGCCTATAATATTGACCCATAAACCATAATGGCTGACCACAAAATTGCGGTTTGTTTTCGATGCTAACGTACATAATTACGATGGCGTTATTAAtctgaaaaaaagttaaaaaacggCAGCgttgagatttatttatttattgacctCAAGGCGTTGTGGGACTACTAACGATTCTCGACTCACGTTTGTTCGGTTAGAGTGATATTGCAGTAAGATTTTGACCtctaatcttttatattttatttaaatatttattaatttaattttaaatttgttaagaaTTATTACGTTTGTTGGCTTCCCTGTCCTATGACTGACTAATCCAGTCaccaaaaaattataaagtcaGTTTGTAAAGGGACATGTttaagctcctctgggtagatACCCCACTGTCTGGTCTGGGTagttactgttgcgatttcttttttcataaataagaaCAGTTTTATATTTCAGTCATTACAGTTCAggcataaataacataatatattatttatcgcaggcgatgtaagaaatagtaattatttttttcaatatcaatatCTGGGCTATCGCCGATGGTGGCAACTTACTAAAAAGTATCCGATGCTGTCGTCAcccataattttattaatataaagatatatcagCTTAGTGTATTCGAGAGACAAATTCTCAATCGAGTTTTCAAAGTAGCGCTGGCTCATGTTACTGGGACAATGCCAATAAAAATCATGTTAGGTCGAACAATTACGGACTATTAAACAACGCCTTTATAGCTTAATGTAATATTCagatgtgaaaaaaaaactaataacgtttttattaagtcattttttattattattatttttttgattcgatgaattcaatttatatatctggttgatttaaaaaaaaagcaagaaTTAGTTTTCAATATAAGAATTGTTTTATTGTCATAAATGTCTGATAATGATCATATACTAGTTGATAATTTATCTAATTCGAAGAGTTTTAGGCTTATGATATTgtagaaatttatattcatttgaaGAAATCAAAAGCGTCTTAAGTTATTAGCGTGTCATCTGCAAAACGCTCCGGATACGACGACAGTTAGTTGACAGTTTAGgtgactattttattttaccgGGTTATTCTTTGCTATAAAAAATTATCGGTTTATTCCAATGCAAAGCTCGCCGCCATTTATCACAAGCACGGAGACAATGTAGAATGTTCTCCATGCGACTGTGTTCTTTTATTCGTAAACATTATAATCCGGGGGTATCTTCGAGAAACtcctttttcaaataaaaacctttatatatatagtcgatgaaagtaaataaaataaatgcctcTTATCTATTCGCTATTTCAACGCGTATATTGAaacgattatttaaaagttacacATAGTATTATACTGTTATTGTTAattcagaattatttttttttgaaatacaaCTTTTGGTCGAAGTTTAGAAGTTTCGCTAAgtttactaaaaattaattacctgATATATATACTTTCATAAAAATCATCCCCAGCAGTAGTGTGGGAACTGTGACGGTTCGAGATTTGCTACATCCAGTGGATTGGAATTGGCTGATGACGACGATGACGATGGTGATTaactaaatcaaattaatagttAGTTAATGACTcagtataaaaagttttttgacaatctacttttttttttgactaTCTACCacgtgctttatttttttttgactaTCTACCACGTGCCTCTAGCGGATGAtccataatatgtaatatatacgcatattatgtaaagtaattttatctaacacagattttaaacataatttaagcaTATAAAGTGGTGCttgttttgatttgaattacatataccgtaacagcctatgaatgtcccactactgggctacaggcctcctctttttttttgaggagaaggtttgaagcttattccaccacgctgctccaatgcgggttggtggaatacacatgtggcagaatttcagtgaaattagacacatgcaggtttcctcacgatggtttccttcaccgtaaagcacgagatgaatttaataatcacaaattaagcacatgaaaattctgtggtgcttgcccgggtttgaacccacgatcatcggttaagattcacgcattcttaccactgtgccatctcggttatttatatttgattaaaatcgaTGTATTATATCAacgtattatatcaataatatattgtcTCAGAGAgagtatatgttaatatttagttatgattaattttccataaacagatatattattttaatacatattaaaattagtgtctatgttttattacaataatatacttgtatgatactaagtattatttgcggctttcattttttttcattaaaaaagaaatatataaaatctcttTAATGGAATCACAAGATTTCTAGTGGCTAAAACAATCAAACAAACATTATCTTAATACGAATATCGAGCGGAAATCAAACGTCAAGAGCGATTATTAATGTATCTTTAAACCGATGAAGTTGTCGATACGTATAAAGACGTATAATACCTTTTTGTTTTGTCCGTCTGTCTGTTGAGGAGCGCTgaactaattaattatgttaaataatacgATATTATGCATATCGCATCATACGGATCGAttcatattgaatttaaatcgaTGGCTGAGGATTTgtttcattttgtattaaattatatttgttttatttttttatattgcatatttttattattattattatcttattttataaataagtatcttAATAGGTTCGGAGTTACATCACTGCCCAATTTAAAGGAGGGTAATGTTTTCAGGGttcatgtatgtgtgtatgtatgtgagtTTATTTCATAACTTATAAATGCCTAAACTGATTTAGATGTGTGAGTTATCGTTAGAATTATATATCGTCCCGAGTGAGACTGgcgtttcttttttatttattaaggtaaacattttttttgtcacTTTATGGTGTTTTcttaaaaatgataaacaaaACTAATGGCATAGTTCATAAAGTGATTCTATCCTAAATTAAGTGATAAATCAGTAGGTATATATGAatagtacattattttttatatacaaaaatctcCTTATACATGTATTAATTG
Protein-coding sequences here:
- the LOC126781319 gene encoding protein Wnt-4; translation: MITSRVFSILIFCIVSIFATKDVEGFQPVLQKTVEALFTDRSDAIHLGACKVFTSSKRQSKMCRKEPGLVKILVTAKQQAIAACEESFQYDRWNCSLVYNRKAKRSIFKKIYRETAFIHALVAASITHAIARGCSSGELSRCSCLGSFQNISSQLRGGCGDDFKFGKRFTKNFLEWKQAGTDQIAEILKQDVNIGIDVVGEQLREVCKCHGFSGSCTTKTCWKRLGPFNSAMGLLKKHYHHAVKKKLVNYTTKRAITPNVRRKMEVDRKKMVYLQKTPNLCVSTKGRICKDRHNCATLCCGRGFIVGKKSVSSRCRCKMVDCCFVKCDTCVEEVDFFTCK